The sequence tacaaagtggtaaatgctttactgtctcaattttttgggaatgtgttgcaggcctgaaatgcaggaatggagacaACAatatatctcaggttcatcctgtctgacatcaaataaacatcaaagtaaatgtaagaaactcttattatgatttacattttccatactgtcccaacttttttctgatttggggttgtaaattttacatttaattagtataatctgacagtttcactgtTGATCCTGGATTAACCaaaaaccccgggtagaggagctgagtgaacgtggtctgaactctgtggaggagcttcattgtatcagagacgctgtagaaggacagagttcctgctctgtaatccacatacactcctattctagaggaactcggcattatAGGGGTTTCAGTTCTTATGTAATTGTGCCGGAATAAAAAGCTGGATGGAGAACAGAACAACCTCCATGACTGATCATTACCTCCAAGCAGACACTCATCGCCACTTTCTTttctgctgatgcttttatatgacactgctatataAATCCCATCATtcccactccactcaacctcccagtaacagcgtccactcacactctccCTACACAGAACCTGAGTGTAAcaatcaaatctatctggatgatcaggatacgactgtaatCTTTCACTccaggtcaccactttgttctcctcagacagacggaggcgtttatttactgtgtttggatccagtgtgaaccaaCAGAaatctggagaggaaacacaacataaaccaattaacataaaagagtgtgtgtgtgtgtgttactgtgtgtgtgtgtttgttgctatgtgtatgtgagtgtgtttaggtgtgtgtttgtgtttgtagaggagtgtgtgtctgtcttaCTATAAATGTGCTTGTTACTATaaatatgtgtgttttttactaTGTGTGTTTgctagtgtgtgtatgtaagtgttaCTATGTGTGCGAGTTTGTGactatgagtgtgtatgtgtgtgtgagtgtgtgtagaagcagctttttcttttttaaacagtGGCCACTAACTCATTTTGTTTTTGCCATGACACGTTTCTTACTAAAGTCTGtaaactgacaaacaaaaacagaggTAACTGGGAGGCGCAAATACTTTTCCACAGCGctgtttatgtttgtgtgtatgtgagaaacttacagtgtagaaaatcttctctggtTTCAGGTTCAGTAGGTGGAGTAATCCGGACTTTCTTCACTATAGAAAGAGTTACAGAACAATCACTAATAACACCAAAGTATTGTGGGCGACATCATCACagtgcagctggtagagtgggtgtcaCCCAGAACTTTGGTTTAATCCTTactttaggtgtgtgtgtgtgtgttacatgtgtgtgtaaatgcataatgcagctttaaaatcaatttatttaatatataaaagtgAATTCAAAACCTCTATCACTCCGTAAAAAAGAAATCAcctcctaaacctaataactggttgtagcacccttggcagtaacaactTTTTGGTTTtgtctaataataatagtagttggATGATCTAAAACAtgtaacaaatatgcaaaaatagaggTAACTGGGAGgaggtgcaaatactttttgaaaaaacttacattgtagaaaatcttctctgatttcaaGTTCAGGAGGTGAAATAATCCGGAttttcttcactgcagaaagagttagagtacaatcactaatcacagtaaataaacaTGTAGCGGAACGCAGCTAAAGGAATATACCATGGatcatttttctattttatccTGAGGCCTTCATACCAGGATGTGTTTAATCTTAGATGACATTTACAACCCCTAAAGAGAACCTTAAGCTTTTTCCGTCACACTTACAAGCTCAGTTCTTTCATCTTCAGTGATATCTCAATTTCTTGTACAACCTCTCTGGAGTAAAGAGGCACCAGAGCCTGGTACTAAAAGATTGAAGACAATTTACTTCCCccattctgtatgtaaatcaaaCATCCTTCACTTCAAGTCCAGACTTTCAGAGGTCTAAGACAATTTATTcccctttaacacacacacgcacacacgcacgcacgcacgcacgcacgcacgcacacacacacacacacacacacacacacacacacctggaatCACAGTGGCCTGAATCAGGATCTGGCTATGATCTATCAATTTGGTAAAATAActtgttttaattgttgtaaTTTTCTATGAATAGTATCAGAATATAGACATACTGTCCCCATAATTATACCTTTTATGTATCATTACTATTTTGACTCTGTCTTTGACTCAAGATATAGTGTTAAGAATTGTTCTACGAGTATCCTGTATACAAGGCTAAAGAACATTTGTACTGCATGCTTAAATCACATATGTACCGATTTCTGTTAAGACATGTTTAATCTACATATTGGTATTtagattttgttttttattaatttagtgaTATTAACTTTACAATCGGATAAGTTTCCTTTGTGAACCAACAAAGCTTTTAGCATCACCTACTGACAACAAGTGGTTAACTTGCATGTTGGGcggcaactttttttttttcgtcaCGTGATCTTAAGGAAAGTTTATCTCCCATTGGCTACATCTACTGCATGCCACACCTCTCTAAATGAGTTGAATAGAGGCAGCACAGCTATTCAAAGGTAGTTCAGAGTAGTTCACAGTTCAAAGTTTTTAAAGAATGACTTAGTTCACAGTTCAAAGAGTTCCCTTAGAAGAGTTAAAGAGTTTGCAACTGACGCCTAACAAGTCAGCTCAGTTGATTCAGTTCACCGTTCATGTGGATAAACGCTGCATGTAGAGAATCCAACTTTTTCACTGAATTGCACAACGCATGATGACCTTTGTGCTCTGCATCTGTACATCTTTGGAGACAAGAGTGCTCCAGTCTGTGTAAAACACCTCAGAATCAACAGTCATTGGAACTTGGGAACATTGGTTCAATCCTTACTTCTGTTCACAgtctgtgagaagtttggcatgttctcccagtgttgatatgtatttatttattaggattttaacgtcatgtttaacacactttggttacattcatgacagaaacggtagttactcattacataagattcatcagatcacaagtttaatgtcaaacacactcatagacaattttgtatctccaattcacctcacttgcacgtctttggactgtgggaggaaaccagagcatccagaggaaacccacgcagacatggggagaacctcccagtgttgataaatgaataaagtgtTAGATGTAAAAGGTTCATGTTGTTGGATTTGTATGTTTTGTTTGATATTTGAGTACCGagcattttggagacaatgAAACATTGAGGGCTTTATctcaccttcatctggtatcttctcagACTGCTCTTTCCAGAgttcttctactttctctctcagctgagatacagactcTGTAACTtcatcaaatgagaggaaaggactgattgtgatgaCGGGTGATTCTGCAGGTCCAGCAGGAGTCGAGAGAGACTGGAAACTCTACATCCagataaataatgttcacaAAGAGATGAGTTGAAACACAAATAATGGACTAGACACGGAGCacagagtgatgtttctctaaaTAACATTACCACTGCTTAATTATATCTAACAtgaacattatttacagaaagGTGGTTTATCcagtttatttttatacttgTAATTGAACAAACAACAAAATCCTATATTCTATATCCTTCTTTATTGAGCAAATCTATCTAGCAACAACACATCAAGAAAATCAGCATGATCTCGTCCACAGCTCCATCAGACCAAATATTGTGGCTGTAcaccaaaaaaaaccctggCTGTTTAGCAGAGACCACCATAATTTGAATATTAAATCTAATCTGTCACTTTGATCTGAGAAAAGTTCTTACTATTACCTATCTTTTTGATATTACTGTCATCAAGTTTTTACATATTtagaatatattttattatatcggACTGGTGCaccaataatataattttataaccatTTCTATCACATTTTATGGTAATAATTTATTCACATCCCATATTTCGGTGTCATCCCTGTAATCACAcatctaataataaaatcacTCACTTTTCCACCACTGTAGTGTTTAGtgctgttacctggaggaaatggatGGGATCCACTGTGTGTGAAAGCTgctccagttcagcatctttcttcttcagaTCTATAATCTCCTCCTTTAGCTGCTTTAGGGCTTTTTCAGCTTGACTCACTTCAGCTTTCTTTTGATCTCTGATCAGTTCTTTCACCTCAGAACATCTTCTCCTAATTGAGTTCATTAGTTTagtacagatcctctcaatgttcttcactgctgtctgtgcagagtgcTGTTAGAAGATTCAGAGAGAGGAAACGTTTCTCACTCAGATGTTTTAATTAAGATTTAAACAACTTTTTCAGCATGATGCGGTGCATTAAAACAGTTTCTAGattcttaaattattttaatattatattttcattatattgcacattttaaatgtagtgtaaCCCCTCCCTAAAGGCGCCTAATAAAAACTGAGTACATCTCTCAATAACTGTTAATGTCAGCAAGTTAAATGTTGTCACTTCTTAAATGGACTAACCAATGCAAACACTATAGCGCGGTGCCTCCAAAAATGTCCAAATACTTAATAAGTATTTATACTTActtttaataaacagaaaataaatgaatcattaaTATTGAACTTAGAATAATTTAACAATACTCAAGTGTAAACTAATACTGGagctgtttattttgtaaatatagtaCAAAAAACATAGGCAGAAACCACAATAAAAAAAGCTTCTAAATATCTTTCTTTTAAACGCGGTCAATAGTAAATGAAAActgaattattaaacaaaacagtATCTCAAGAAAATATAGACCAGAAAATAAAGGagcctgattggcggaagagacgcctgtgcagaatgtagGGGCGAGAAGAAGAGGGCTGTACATGTGTCAGAAGAGGCGAGTACAGTGACATGCTgtcctcagatgcaatctggtaccagcggaagacaaaattaagtgcgctaaatcaggaggaaaatagggatatatatacggtatatatttatatatatacggaTTCGTAGTATATACGGATTCGAAgtcatggtgatggtgaacgctggcgcatttggctgccgctaccgttgccgtattttgttttattttattttatttttatcgtaattttctttcattttcatctcTTCGCACACTCCTGTGGTCACTAGCCATTTGTGCATTTTTGGGTCGTGAGAGATAATGCTGGTGCGTTTGAATGCCGCTTCTCCCCCGGTGAAACTGTTTGAACGGAAACATTGCAcgaaacattttactggattttATGCATTGGATTTGGGATCTTTTTTACTGTGCTTGTGCTGCTGATGCTTCTATGATGTGGAGCGGTGTATCCGGAGCAGTGAGAGTCAGCGGATTAACTGTTTTCTGTGTCCGCTGCTCTGTGTAACATCTGCTGTTGTGTCTAACTGTCAGTGTGGATGGTTTTGAATTGCTCCTTTGGCTGCTGGGATTGGATGGCTGGAGTCTCTGCAACTTTTCTGGTCTAGACAACGTCTCATCATGACGATGGAGCGCTCTTACAGTGAACTCTATGCTCTGGGACATTCACGGTATAAACCTCCAACATCTTTACTGCTCCACCGCGACCCTGGTATTTTGCAAAGGCCTAAATATTCCCACCGAGCCTCAGGTCGGACTTCTGTTTACCAACAGCATGCTAACAGCAACATTCCCTCACTCTGGTCACTGCAACGCCGTGAGGTTGCCAAGGTGATGCTAGGCTCCTCCCACCAGAAGTACAGAAATCTcatctgcagcagcgttcaaaaccctcaaaacatcttttccagctgactcagaactgtgccacatgtttggtgtttcctatccttgtaaatgtgtattttatttatttcttgcttagtaaatgtgtattttatttatttattgcttagtaaatgtgtactttatttatttcttgcctagtaaatgtgtattttatttatttcttgcttagtaaatgtgtattttatttatttattgctaaatgtgtattttatttatttcttgcttagtaaatgtgtattttatttatttcttgcttagtaaatgtgtattttatttatttattgcttagtaaatgtgtattttatttatttattgcttagtaaatgtgtattttatttatttcttgcctagtaaatgtgtattttatttatttcttgcttagtaaatgtgtattttatttatttattgctaaatgtgtattttatttatttcttgcttagtaaatgtgtattttatttatttcttgcttagtaaatgtgtattttatttatttcttgcttagtaaatgtgtattttatttatttattgcctagtaaatgtgtattttatttattccttgcttagtaaatgtgtattttatttatttattgctaaatgtgtattttatttatttcttgcttagtaaatgtgtattttatttatttcttgcttagtaaatgtgtattttatttatttattgcttggtaaatgtgtattttatttatttattgcttagtaaatgtgtattttatttatttcttgcctagtaaatgtgtattttatttatttcttgcttagtaaatgtgtattttatttatttaatgctaaatgtgtattttattttattttttttgcttagtaaatgtgtattttattttttttgcttagattttctatattcttattgtacagtgtccttgggtgtcatgaaaggcgcttttcaaataaaattaattattataaaattatatagtaagagcagagtgtgaaggttcaattagcagggtaagagcacagttttgctcaaaatattgcaatgcacacaacattatgggtgacataccagagttcaaaagaggacaaattgttggtgcacgtcttgctggcgcatctgtgaccaagacagcaagtctttgtgatgtatcaagaagaacggcttaaaatccctctgaccactgtgcaggacttgtatatgtcatttccaagacgaattgacgctgtattggccgcaaaaggaggccctacaccatactaataaattattgtggtctaaaaccaggtgtttcagtttcattgtccaacccctgtatatacatacagtggggccaaaaagtatttagtcagccactgattgtgcaagttctcctacttagaaagatgagagaggtctgtaattttcatcatagctacacttcaactatgcgagacaacatgagaaaaaaaaatccaggaaatcacattgtaggattttttaagaatttatttgtaaattatggtggaaaataagtatttggtcaataacaaaagttcagctcaatactttgtaacataacctttgttggcaataacagaggtcaaacgtttcctgtaagtcttcaccaggtttgcacacactgtagctggtattttggcccattcctccatgcagatctcctctagagcagtgatgttttggggctgtcgctgggcaacacggactccacaaattttctatggggttgaggtctggagactggctaggccactccaggaccttgaaatgctttttacggagccactccttcgttgcccgagcggtgtgtttgggatcactgtcatgctggaagacccagccacgttccatcttcaatgctctcactgatggaaggaggttttggcttaaaatctcatgatacatggtcccgttcattcttcccttaacacggatcagtcgtcctgtcccctttgcagaaaaacagccccaaagcatgatgtttccacccccatgcttcacagtaggtatggtgttcttgggatgcaactcagcattcttcttcctccaaacacgacgagttgagtttttaccaaaaagttccattttggttttatctgaccacatgatattctcccaatcctcttctggatcatccatatgctctctggcaaacttcagacgggcctggacatgtactggcttaagcagggggacacgcctggcactgcaggatttgagtccctctcagcgtagtttgttactgatggtagcctttttactttggtcccagctctctgcaggtcattcatcaggtccctccgtgtagttctgggatttttgctcaccgttctcatgatcattttgaccccacgggatgacatcttgaccccaagggagattatcaatggtcttgtatgtcttccattttcttacaattgctcccacagttgatttattcacaccaacctgcttgcctattgtagattcactcttcccagcctggtgcaggtctacaattttcttcctggtgtccttcgacagctctttggtcttggccatggttgagtttggagtctgactgaggctgtggacaggtgtcttttatacagataacgaggtcaaacaggtgccattaatacaggtaacgagtggaggacagaagagcttcttaaagaagttacaggtctgtgagagccagaaatcttgcttgtttgtgggtgaccaaatacttattttccaccataatttacaaataaattcttttttttttctcattttgtctctcatagttgaagtgtacctatgatgaaaattacagacctctctcgtctttctaagtaggagaacttgcacaatcagtggctgactaaatactttttgaccccactgtatatatatagatatatagatatatatatagatatatatagtcAAGTGATTATGGTAGTCTATGACATGGTGCATCTTGTCAAACCATTTCAAAGGCCAAAGTTTTCCAACAATTTTTTACTTTACTGCTGATCACATTTCTACCTATTGTAATTGTAATATTAGCATAGATTCTATGCAACAATTTGCCTGGTAACTTAAGTTGATGCATGTGTATGTGAAACATCTTTTTTACAAGCATAATTAGCTTAATTTCTTTTGATGGTCTATCAGTACTGTAGATTCCACAGTATAAATCAGTCAGAGAGCATTTAAAAAAGTTATGCATCTAAACAAAATCAGTCTattataaagaaatataaaagtatatataaaACTATATCCACACTGCCAAGGTCAGACTCTCCCATTAACTTGCTTAGTAAACTAAAAGGTAAAAGGCCAGAATGACTACTGTTACAAGAGTCATTCTGCTTGTCTAGAAAAGTTAGGTGTGCATGTGATGTTCAtggctttaaaatgtaaaatggacTAGTTTATaattaagtacatttattttcttaagtGGTCCAGTCAGAGTCCTGATCTTAAGTAAATTCTTGCTCAAAGATGGTTCAACCACATACTGAACAAAGAACATAAATATTTAGACACTGTTCATATTGTAgttttttatacaaccccaaatcagaaaaagttgggacagtatggaaaatgccaataataaaaattgtttcttacatttactttgacttttatttgatgtcagacaggatgaacctgagatatttcatgttttatctgctcaacttcattttatttattaataaacatctattcctgcatttcagaccttcaacacattccaaataaagttgggacagtaaagcatttaccactttgtaatgttgccgttccttttcacctcacttaaaagacattttggcaccgaggagaccaagtgatttaatgttttagcttttattttgtctcgttcttcctgcaaacacgtcttaagatgtgcaacagtacggggtcgtcatagggggaaatatgcaaatcccttccaatctttctttgaggttcattgtttttaaacatttcaatcctttcttttataccaaaccatgattacaatcacctgttcattctgtttggaatcacattattatttagttttttccacctcattactagcactaaattgcccctgtcccaacttttttcggaatgtgttgcaggcctgaaatgcaggaatggatgtttattaataaattaaattaagtttagcagataaaacatgaaatatctcagcttcatcctgtctgacatcaaataaaaggcAGTAAATGTAGGgtactctgtgtttttattttatttgcatttttcatactgtcccaacttttctgattagGGGTTGTATTTTTGTGTAGACTATTGTCCTTTTTTAGAGTGAAATTAAATATCTCTTTCAGAAATTACAGTTTCTGGTCATATTGATACAAATTCCAAGCTGTAACAATCactgatataaaaatattttaaatgcattgtaCTTAGTGTTCGGTTTAATGGAGGAGAGTCGGActgatcctgagagctttttgtttattaaatttaccttgtgagactccacAGCGTTGATCAGCTCGTaaagttccttctctctgttctggattttctcctggaattttctctggatcttcagcagctgcttctacacagaataataattcagaatttacttgtattgtgtaccagcaccacacaaacAATATGCAAAGCTGTTCAAACATGGGTGATTCATagaaaacataaatgtaaaacataatggGTGGGCATGTCGTTAGTCATAGTTTTAAAGCCAGAACTTTATTCAGGGCTTGATTTGTGGAGGGATGATGACAGCAGAGCTAATGATACTGGTTTATATTGaaatatgaggtaaagaaatcaAATGTCGCATGTGTCTTCAAGCTTAAACTTAAAACCTAATGATAATCATGAGCTAACACTGGTGGTGTCTGACTTGACATGGAGGAGCCATCAAATGTGACACTGACAAGTTCGgttgatttttttattgaaaattaTGCATTATAGGTTTTTCtacaatgtatttttatttaatgtataatTCGCACAAAAAGACATACAGAAAGGTATCAAGTAAAGTTAAGTTCTACCTAGCAGCtaactgctaataaaataataaaaaatattaaaagtaagtaATATTAAGCAATGAATCACCAAGCgcatggtaaacagcagcaccacgACCCAGACcaatcacacagcagcataaaatcataaccactgcttacctgaacttctcttcttcaaattgagaccaaatttacactgatcagtcataacattaaaccacctccttgtttctacactcactggggCGGATATTgggataacattaaaaccacctccttgtttctaaattACTGTCcctattatcagctccacttaccatataaaagcactttgtagttccacaattactgactgtagtccatttgtttctctgcatgctttgttagccccctttcatgctgtttttcaatggtcaggacactgaccattgcagtgacactgacatggtggtggtgtgttagtgtgtgttgtgctggtatgagtggatcagacacagcagcgctgctggagtttttaaataccatgtccactcactgtccactctattagacactcctacctagtcggtccaccttgcagatgtaaagtcagagacgatcgctcatctattgctgctgtttgagtcggtcatcttctagaccttcatcagtggtcacaggacgctgcccacggggggcTGTTAGCTGGattttgtttggttggtggactctcagtccagcagtgacagtgagctgtttaaaaactccatcagcgctgctgagtctgatccactcataccagcacaacacacactaacacaccaccaccatgtcagtgtcactgcagttaaaacattaaaacattattttaatttagttcTGCTTGAGTAAAATGTTTGTAATTAAGCAGTAATCACATAAATTAATTGGTATgtgttaaagagagctgtataatattttacctgtttctcagttctttctgctgcagctgatattgtatcatgtcctttatgatcatccatggtgcacaacatgcagatacactgctgatcagtacaacagtaaacctccagcagtttatcatgctgagagcagatctgcTCCTGGAGTCGTCTGGAGGCTTTAACCAGCTTGTGCTTCTTAAAAGCAGAAGATTCATAGTGAGGCTGGAGGTGAGTTTCACAGtaagaggccaaacacaccagacaggatttaacagctttgtattttctcccagtacagaaatcacactccacatcttcaggtccagTAGGAAGTGAAACTTGGGATTCTCTCATCTTCAGTTTTTCCAAAATCTCAGCCAGAATAATGTTTTTACTCACTacaggtcttggagtgaaggtttgtctacactgtggacagctgtatgttcTCTTATCACCCGCCTGATCCCAGCAGTTGTtgatacacaccatacagaaactgtgtccacatgatgtagttactggatccttcagtgtGTCCAGACAGATTGGACAGCTGAATTCGTCTTCGGACATTTTTCTGcatgtaaacagaaacaccagtaaacacagcaagtcatttacagcagctcagacttcctggtttagtttgTGAGCGTTATGTAGAGCTGG is a genomic window of Trichomycterus rosablanca isolate fTriRos1 chromosome 4, fTriRos1.hap1, whole genome shotgun sequence containing:
- the LOC134312485 gene encoding tripartite motif-containing protein 16-like, with amino-acid sequence MSEDEFSCPICLDTLKDPVTTSCGHSFCMVCINNCWDQAGDKRTYSCPQCRQTFTPRPVVSKNIILAEILEKLKMRESQVSLPTGPEDVECDFCTGRKYKAVKSCLVCLASYCETHLQPHYESSAFKKHKLVKASRRLQEQICSQHDKLLEVYCCTDQQCICMLCTMDDHKGHDTISAAAERTEKQKQLLKIQRKFQEKIQNREKELYELINAVESHKHSAQTAVKNIERICTKLMNSIRRRCSEVKELIRDQKKAEVSQAEKALKQLKEEIIDLKKKDAELEQLSHTVDPIHFLQSFQSLSTPAGPAESPVITISPFLSFDEVTESVSQLREKVEELWKEQSEKIPDEVKKIRIISPPELEIREDFLQLKKVRITPPTEPETREDFLHYFCWFTLDPNTVNKRLRLSEENKVVTWSERLQSYPDHPDRFDCYTQVLCRESVSGRCYWEVEWSGNDGIYIAVSYKSISRKESGDECLLGGNDQSWRLFCSPSSFLFRHNYIRTETPIMPSSSRIGVYVDYRAGTLSFYSVSDTMKLLHRVQTTFTQLLYPGFLVNPGSTVKLSDYTN